In the Rhododendron vialii isolate Sample 1 chromosome 2a, ASM3025357v1 genome, GAACTGCAGTGGTACATACTGGTGGTTTACCCATCCCACTACCGGCCAGAACTGAAAGTTCGTTAATCGGATATAATTCATTAATTACACAACCATCTCGTGATATCTATAACATTGGAAAGATGAAAAGAATGCAATACCGTCCACGATGCATACTGCACTGCTGGATaatccttttttattttagctTTCACATGGATCCAGGGCCTTGCTGTAGATCGAGTTATATTGCATAAGATCCTAATGCTTGAGATTTCATTTAAGTAACAAGAATTATTCATGTCTGTTATAATGCATGCAGCGTTTTACATCCATATGGAAACCAAAACAAATCCAAGGGTTGATAAAGAACTATCCAGTCATCTTGCAATCATTCAGCTGGCTTTCTGCCAAAATTGTGTGCACTAGACAACCACCAAAGTTTATCAGATCCAGGGTATTCTGGGGAAGTGATGAATTTGATCCCTCTGATATACTCATTTTGCAGATACAGCACTTAATACAAATTATTTACAAGTTTCGAATGTGAACTTACCCTCAACAACCAACCCATAGTAAACCATGAAAAGAAAGTTGTTCCAAGGAGAAGATGTCAACTGCTCCAGCGCCACCTGAAAATAATTTCACATGCATTtcagcatctctctctctctctctctctctctctctctctctctctctctctctctcagtgcgTGTGTCTTTGCATGCGTGCGCAACTTTTGCAAGCCTGCTATTACTGGCTGGCAATACTTTAACACCCAGTACGAAAATTAAGGCAAATTATTTGAGGTTACCATAAACTACTTTACTATTTCACATCATTATGCCACCCCGCAACAATAGCGAAAAGTGTTTATTTAcataagaaggaaaagaaaaaaaaaacctatattGAATGGATGCCAAGAGACTAAATAAAAACTCATGATATCTTAGAGAGAGGCTAAAAGGCGATGGTTTTAAACCACACTACCACAGATTCAAAAGCCCACTCACTGTGCTGTCATAAACGAAGATCATAAGAATGCCGAGAGGTACCTTCTTAGCTACTGTTTTTGTATCCTTCTTCCCCTTGAAAAGTTTATCCAGCAATATATGAAGAAAATGTCCAAATGGTCCAAAATATGCAAATCCAAAAACCTGCAATAGCATTCATCAGTTTTAGCATGGATTGTTTGAAGAAAAACATGCATACCACTGGTTCATGTGAATCAACATATCTCAGCCACAATTACTCGAGATTACTAGATTAGCGTGATCATATTTTTAACTACATGCATAACATACAAACATTA is a window encoding:
- the LOC131310749 gene encoding peroxisomal membrane protein PMP22-like isoform X2 — translated: MGSIAKKGLQQYLFQLQHHPLRTKAITAGVLSAISDIVAQKLSGIQKLQLRRLLLKVVFGFAYFGPFGHFLHILLDKLFKGKKDTKTVAKKVALEQLTSSPWNNFLFMVYYGLVVEARPWIHVKAKIKKDYPAVQYASWTFWPVVGWVNHQYVPLQFRVIFHSVIACCWGIFLNLKAKTTALTKG